Proteins encoded within one genomic window of Rhinolophus sinicus isolate RSC01 linkage group LG05, ASM3656204v1, whole genome shotgun sequence:
- the FOXN2 gene encoding forkhead box protein N2 isoform X2 — MGPIIGMTPENRAETPGAEKVAGLSQIYKMGSLPEAVDAARPKATLVDSEAADDELTNLNWLHESTNLLTNFSFGSEGLPIVSPLYDIEGDDVPSLGPACYQNPEKKSATSKPPYSFSLLIYMAIEHSPNKCLPVKEIYSWILDHFPYFATAPTGWKNSVRHNLSLNKCFQKVERSHGKVNGKGSLWCVDPEYKPNLMQALKKQPCSSALTIYTPPASPKSGSLSPHYLSSVLKQNQVRTLKESDIDAATAMMLLNTSIQQGILE; from the exons ATGGGTCCAATAATTGGAATGACTCCAGAAAACAGAGCTGAAACTCCAGGAGCTGAAAAGGTTGCAGGATTAAGCCAGATTTACAAAATGGGAAGCTTGCCTGAAGCTGTTGATGCTGCCAGGCCAAAGGCCACTCTAGTGGACAGTGAGGCAGCCGATGACGAGCTCACAAACTTGAACTGGCTTCATGAAAGTACTAATCTCCTAACAAACTTCAGCTTCGGCAGTGAGGGGCTTCCAATTGTTAGTCCCTTGTATGACATAGAGGGAGATGACGTGCCATCCTTAGGACCGGCTTGCTAccagaacccagaaaaaaaatcagcaacttCAAAGCCCCCGTACTCTTTTAGTCTTCTCATTTATATGGCCATAGAACACTCTCCAAATAAATGTTTGCCTGTCAAAGAAATTTATAGCTGGATTCTGGACCACTTCCCATATTTTGCGACTGCACCAACAGGCTGGAAGAACTCTGTTCGACATAATCTGTccctgaataaatgttttcagaaagtggaaagaagtCATGGCAAG gttAATGGAAAAGGTTCCTTATGGTGTGTTGATCCAGAATATAAACCCAACCTTATGCAGGCCCTGAAGAAGCAGCCTTGTTCTTCAGCATTAACTATTTACACCCCTCCTGCATCTCCAAAAAG TGGCTCTTTATCACCTCACTACTTAAGCTCTGTACTCAAGCAGAACCAGGTGCGAACTCTCAAAG aatcTGATATTGATGCTGCCACTGCAATGATGCTTTTAAATACTTCTATACAACAAGGAATTTTAGAAT aa
- the FOXN2 gene encoding forkhead box protein N2 isoform X1, whose translation MGPIIGMTPENRAETPGAEKVAGLSQIYKMGSLPEAVDAARPKATLVDSEAADDELTNLNWLHESTNLLTNFSFGSEGLPIVSPLYDIEGDDVPSLGPACYQNPEKKSATSKPPYSFSLLIYMAIEHSPNKCLPVKEIYSWILDHFPYFATAPTGWKNSVRHNLSLNKCFQKVERSHGKVNGKGSLWCVDPEYKPNLMQALKKQPCSSALTIYTPPASPKSGSLSPHYLSSVLKQNQVRTLKESDIDAATAMMLLNTSIQQGILECEKPLPLKTAMQKKRSYGNAFHHPSAMRLQENDSLATSIDPKEDHNYSASSMAAQRCASRSSMSSLSSVDEVYEFIPKNSHVGSDGSEGFHSEEDTDVDYEDDPLGDSGYVSQACADTSEKGQPGKKMRKQSCQEIDEELKEAAGSLLHLAGIRTCLGSLISTAKTQNQKQRKK comes from the exons ATGGGTCCAATAATTGGAATGACTCCAGAAAACAGAGCTGAAACTCCAGGAGCTGAAAAGGTTGCAGGATTAAGCCAGATTTACAAAATGGGAAGCTTGCCTGAAGCTGTTGATGCTGCCAGGCCAAAGGCCACTCTAGTGGACAGTGAGGCAGCCGATGACGAGCTCACAAACTTGAACTGGCTTCATGAAAGTACTAATCTCCTAACAAACTTCAGCTTCGGCAGTGAGGGGCTTCCAATTGTTAGTCCCTTGTATGACATAGAGGGAGATGACGTGCCATCCTTAGGACCGGCTTGCTAccagaacccagaaaaaaaatcagcaacttCAAAGCCCCCGTACTCTTTTAGTCTTCTCATTTATATGGCCATAGAACACTCTCCAAATAAATGTTTGCCTGTCAAAGAAATTTATAGCTGGATTCTGGACCACTTCCCATATTTTGCGACTGCACCAACAGGCTGGAAGAACTCTGTTCGACATAATCTGTccctgaataaatgttttcagaaagtggaaagaagtCATGGCAAG gttAATGGAAAAGGTTCCTTATGGTGTGTTGATCCAGAATATAAACCCAACCTTATGCAGGCCCTGAAGAAGCAGCCTTGTTCTTCAGCATTAACTATTTACACCCCTCCTGCATCTCCAAAAAG TGGCTCTTTATCACCTCACTACTTAAGCTCTGTACTCAAGCAGAACCAGGTGCGAACTCTCAAAG aatcTGATATTGATGCTGCCACTGCAATGATGCTTTTAAATACTTCTATACAACAAGGAATTTTAGAAT GTGAGAAGCCTCTTCCTCTTAAAACAGCAATGCAAAAAAAGAGGAGTTATGGCAATGCGTTTCATCATCCCAGTGCTATGCGATTACAGGAGAATGATTCGTTAGCCACCAGCATTGATCCAAAAGAAGACCACAATTACAGTGCAAGTAGCATGGCAGCGCAGCGTTGTGCGTCTCGGTCTAGCATGTCTTCCCTGTCTTCTGTGGATGAAGTATATGAATTTATCCCAAAGAATAGCCATGTGGGAAGTGATGGCAGTGAAGGATTTCACAGTGAAGAAGATACAGACGTCGATTACGAAGATGATCCTCTTGGAGACAGTGGCTACGTGTCACAGGCTTGTGCAGATACCTCTGAAAAAGGACAGCCAGGCAAAAAGATGCGGAAACAGTCATGTCAAGAAATTGATGAGGAGCTGAAAGAGGCAGCTGGGTCTCTGCTCCACCTTGCTGGAATTCGTACATGTCTGGGTTCCTTAATAAGTACTGCAAAGACACAAAATCAAAAGCAgcggaaaaaatag